Proteins encoded in a region of the Flavobacteriaceae bacterium HL-DH10 genome:
- a CDS encoding 2-isopropylmalate synthase, whose product MSDNKVQIFDTTLRDGEQVPGCKLNTEQKLIIAEQLDNLGVDIIEAGFPVSSPGDFKSVEAISKIVKHATVCGLTRSVENDIKVAAEALKYAKLPRIHTGIGTSDSHIKFKFKSTQDDVLERAVKAVSYAKSFVEDVEFYAEDAGRTDNEYLARVCEAVIKAGATVLNIPDTTGYCLPHEYGAKIKYLKENVKGIDKAILSCHCHNDLGLATANSIEGVINGARQIECTINGIGERAGNTALEEVVMILKQHPYLNLDTGIKTEMLYGLSQLVSESMGIYTQPNKAIVGANAFAHSSGIHQDGVIKNRETYEIIDPKDVGVTESAIVLTARSGRAALAYRAKNVGYELTKLQLDEIYTSFLDFADKKKEVVDSDIHIIIENSRLYKEIVSS is encoded by the coding sequence ATGTCTGATAATAAGGTCCAAATTTTTGATACAACACTTCGCGATGGCGAACAAGTCCCAGGTTGTAAACTAAATACTGAACAGAAATTAATTATTGCTGAACAGCTTGATAATTTAGGAGTGGATATTATTGAAGCAGGTTTCCCTGTGTCTAGTCCTGGCGATTTTAAATCGGTTGAAGCCATTTCTAAAATTGTAAAACATGCAACGGTTTGTGGTTTAACACGATCTGTTGAAAATGATATAAAAGTAGCAGCTGAAGCTTTAAAATATGCTAAATTACCAAGAATTCATACTGGTATTGGAACATCTGATTCTCATATAAAATTCAAATTTAAATCGACTCAAGACGATGTATTGGAACGTGCTGTTAAAGCGGTAAGTTACGCCAAATCTTTTGTTGAAGATGTTGAGTTTTATGCAGAAGATGCTGGAAGAACTGATAATGAATATTTAGCTCGTGTTTGCGAAGCTGTTATAAAAGCAGGAGCCACTGTTTTAAACATTCCAGATACTACTGGATACTGTTTGCCTCATGAATATGGTGCAAAAATTAAATATTTAAAAGAAAATGTTAAAGGCATTGATAAAGCTATTTTATCTTGTCACTGTCATAACGATTTAGGATTGGCTACAGCTAACTCTATAGAAGGTGTTATTAACGGCGCTAGACAAATTGAATGTACCATTAATGGTATTGGAGAACGCGCAGGAAATACAGCCTTAGAAGAAGTGGTTATGATTTTAAAACAACATCCTTACCTTAACTTAGATACCGGTATAAAAACTGAAATGCTTTATGGCTTAAGTCAATTAGTATCGGAGAGTATGGGTATTTATACGCAGCCAAATAAAGCCATTGTAGGCGCAAATGCATTTGCACATAGTTCTGGGATTCATCAAGATGGGGTAATTAAAAATCGTGAAACATACGAAATTATAGATCCAAAAGATGTTGGCGTAACAGAATCTGCTATTGTATTAACAGCAAGAAGTGGTAGAGCTGCTTTAGCTTACAGAGCTAAAAATGTAGGATACGAATTAACAAAACTTCAATTAGACGAAATTTATACAAGTTTTTTAGATTTTGCTGATAAGAAAAAAGAAGTCGTTGATTCTGATATCCATATAATAATAGAAAACAGCAGGTTATACAAAGAAATTGTTTCCTCTTAA
- the proB gene encoding glutamate 5-kinase → MQKKKRILLKIGSNTLTKETDNISRGKIEDLANQIAKLQDTCEFIIVSSGAIAVAKQFVKLESQRKELFVKQALASIGQPHLIRIYQEIFREYGLLTSQCLLSYSDFEKDQSKTNIVNTINVLVNNNYIPIINENDTVATDEIKFGDNDKLGALTASLLDVDLFIIATNTNGIYTKESIESGKPETIKLVEDFDALINEVVNSKSSHGSGGMQSKIEAAEVTKKANIETWIVNGLEDDFIINAFENKIPFTKIK, encoded by the coding sequence ATGCAAAAAAAGAAAAGAATATTACTTAAAATAGGCTCCAATACCCTTACTAAAGAAACCGATAATATTTCTAGAGGTAAAATTGAAGATTTAGCAAATCAAATAGCAAAACTTCAAGATACTTGCGAGTTTATTATAGTAAGTTCTGGCGCAATTGCTGTGGCAAAACAGTTTGTGAAACTAGAAAGTCAGCGTAAAGAACTTTTTGTAAAACAAGCTTTAGCTTCTATTGGTCAGCCACATCTTATAAGAATTTATCAAGAAATTTTTAGAGAATATGGTTTGTTAACGTCGCAGTGTTTATTGTCTTATTCCGATTTTGAAAAGGATCAGAGTAAAACCAACATTGTAAATACAATTAATGTACTCGTTAATAATAATTATATTCCTATTATAAATGAAAATGATACCGTTGCTACCGATGAAATCAAATTTGGTGATAACGATAAATTAGGAGCTTTAACAGCGTCACTTTTAGATGTTGATTTATTTATTATAGCAACAAATACCAATGGTATTTATACTAAAGAATCTATTGAAAGCGGAAAACCAGAAACGATAAAACTCGTTGAAGATTTTGATGCGTTAATAAATGAAGTTGTAAACTCAAAATCATCACATGGTAGTGGTGGTATGCAGTCTAAAATTGAAGCAGCCGAAGTAACAAAAAAGGCAAATATTGAAACTTGGATTGTAAACGGGTTAGAAGATGATTTTATTATTAATGCCTTTGAAAATAAGATACCGTTTACCAAAATAAAATAA
- the argH gene encoding argininosuccinate lyase, whose product MKLWDKGISIDKKIEQFTVGNDREIDIHIAKYDVIASRAHAKMLQKIGILSVEELVELLSGLKVLEAQIDNGTFVIEPQFEDVHSKIEFELTKSLGEVGKKIHTARSRNDQVLVALHLYYKENLNIVKSKTQTFFNTLLDLADTYKDKVLPGYTHLQVAMPSSFGLWFSAYAELMIDDVYLLDAAIKTVDQNPLGSAAGYGSSFPIDRELTTKEMNFATLKYNVVAAQMGRGKNERTIAAALGGICNTMARFAMDACLYMSQNFGFISFPDELTTGSSIMPHKKNPDVFELIRGKCNKIQALQSEMILITNNLPSGYHRDFQLLKENMIAAFEEVKDILDIFNYSIQQIIVKDVDVNSDLYKYLFTVDNINTLVVEGQSFREAYQKIGGQVQDGTYVPDTSKHHTHVGSIHNLCLDKIRDKFPE is encoded by the coding sequence ATGAAACTCTGGGACAAAGGCATATCAATCGATAAAAAAATAGAACAATTCACTGTTGGAAACGATAGAGAAATTGATATACATATTGCTAAATACGATGTTATAGCATCAAGAGCGCATGCTAAAATGCTTCAAAAAATAGGGATTCTATCTGTTGAAGAATTAGTTGAATTATTAAGCGGATTAAAAGTTTTAGAAGCACAAATTGATAACGGTACATTTGTTATTGAGCCTCAGTTTGAGGATGTGCATTCTAAAATCGAATTTGAATTAACAAAGTCTTTAGGTGAAGTTGGGAAAAAAATTCATACCGCACGTTCTAGAAACGATCAGGTTTTAGTGGCGCTTCATTTATATTATAAAGAAAATTTAAATATTGTAAAAAGTAAAACTCAAACGTTTTTTAACACGCTTTTAGATTTAGCAGATACCTATAAAGACAAAGTCTTACCTGGTTATACACACTTACAAGTCGCTATGCCATCATCATTCGGGTTATGGTTTTCTGCGTATGCAGAGCTCATGATAGACGATGTTTATTTGTTAGATGCCGCTATTAAAACTGTCGATCAAAACCCATTAGGTTCTGCGGCAGGTTATGGTAGTTCATTTCCAATAGATAGAGAATTAACAACCAAAGAAATGAATTTTGCAACCTTAAAATATAATGTGGTTGCAGCACAAATGGGTCGTGGTAAAAACGAGCGTACTATTGCAGCTGCTTTAGGAGGTATATGTAATACTATGGCGCGATTTGCTATGGATGCTTGTTTGTATATGAGTCAGAATTTTGGATTTATTTCCTTTCCAGATGAGTTAACAACGGGAAGTAGCATTATGCCACACAAAAAAAATCCTGATGTGTTTGAGCTTATTCGTGGGAAATGTAATAAAATACAAGCCTTGCAAAGCGAAATGATTTTAATAACGAATAATTTACCAAGTGGTTATCACAGAGATTTTCAGTTGTTGAAAGAAAATATGATTGCTGCTTTTGAGGAGGTAAAAGATATTTTAGATATTTTTAATTATTCCATTCAACAAATCATTGTAAAAGATGTCGATGTAAATAGCGATTTGTATAAATATTTATTTACTGTTGATAACATAAATACATTGGTTGTTGAAGGACAAAGTTTTAGAGAAGCTTACCAAAAAATAGGCGGACAAGTACAAGACGGTACTTATGTCCCTGATACTTCAAAACACCATACCCATGTTGGTAGTATTCATAATTTGTGCTTAGATAAGATTCGAGATAAGTTTCCTGAGTAA
- a CDS encoding N-acetylornithine carbamoyltransferase, with translation MKNYTSINDIDNINNWIAEAKTLKESPLKDIELGKNKTLGLLFFNSSLRTRLSTQKAALNLGMNPIVMNVSGDAWGIEFGDGTVMNGNTAEHIKEAAAVVSQYCDIIAVRAFPSLTDKVKDESEYVLNAFKKHASVPVVNMESATGHPLQGLTDAITISEHAKTKKPKVVLSWAPHIKALPHAVANSFTQAMQKMDVEFVIANPEGYNLSPEITGDTPIIHDQNEAFKDADFVYVKNWSSYDDYGKVLNTDPNWMITKEKLGDAKFMHCLPVRRNLIVEDAVLDSDSSLVIEQANNRTYAAQLVLKKILKNL, from the coding sequence ATGAAGAATTATACCTCCATAAACGACATAGATAACATCAATAATTGGATTGCCGAGGCAAAAACTTTAAAAGAAAGTCCATTAAAAGATATTGAGTTAGGTAAGAACAAAACCTTAGGGTTATTGTTTTTTAACTCAAGTTTACGAACACGCTTAAGTACTCAAAAAGCGGCGTTGAATTTAGGGATGAATCCAATTGTTATGAATGTCTCTGGTGATGCATGGGGGATTGAATTTGGAGATGGAACAGTTATGAATGGAAATACTGCAGAACATATTAAAGAAGCTGCGGCAGTTGTGTCTCAATACTGTGATATTATAGCGGTAAGAGCGTTTCCATCGCTTACTGATAAAGTAAAAGACGAAAGCGAATATGTATTGAATGCCTTTAAAAAACATGCATCAGTTCCCGTTGTAAACATGGAAAGTGCTACGGGCCACCCATTACAAGGCTTAACAGATGCCATTACTATTTCAGAGCATGCAAAAACTAAGAAGCCAAAAGTCGTATTAAGTTGGGCGCCACATATTAAGGCATTGCCACATGCAGTAGCCAATAGTTTTACGCAAGCCATGCAAAAAATGGATGTGGAGTTTGTTATTGCAAATCCAGAAGGTTATAATTTGAGTCCAGAAATAACAGGGGATACACCAATCATTCACGACCAAAATGAAGCCTTTAAAGATGCCGACTTTGTTTATGTGAAAAACTGGAGTTCTTATGACGATTACGGAAAAGTGCTAAATACCGATCCTAATTGGATGATAACCAAAGAAAAATTAGGTGATGCTAAATTCATGCATTGTTTACCAGTAAGACGAAATTTAATTGTTGAAGATGCAGTTTTAGATAGCGATAGTTCATTAGTAATTGAACAAGCAAATAATAGAACCTATGCAGCACAATTGGTACTTAAAAAGATATTAAAAAATTTATAA
- a CDS encoding M20 family metallo-hydrolase: MVLQELTNKAISLLKQLIETQSFSSEEEQTARHIEAWFKNYDIAYKRTQNNVWAINKYFDESKPTLLLNSHHDTVKPNSAYTKDPLKAIVEDGKLFGLGSNDAGGCLVSLIATFTHFYNHKDLKYNLVIVASAEEESSGPNGLNSMLSIIPKVDVAIVGEPTLMNLAVAEKGLVVFDAIIEGTPSHAAHPNDNNAIYKSIDALQWFKDFKFEKGSKALGDVKLTVTQINAGSQHNVVPGHVDLVIDVRVNDAYSNAEIAEVLQDKAPVTSITPRSLRLNSSSIPMEHDLVKAGIAMGRTTYGSPTLSDQAVLSCPSLKLGPGDSTRSHSADEFIYINEIEEGITIYVELLNRVIV; encoded by the coding sequence ATGGTGTTACAAGAATTAACAAATAAAGCCATATCGCTATTAAAGCAGTTGATTGAAACACAGTCTTTTTCATCTGAAGAAGAGCAAACAGCAAGGCATATTGAAGCGTGGTTTAAAAATTATGATATTGCCTATAAAAGAACGCAAAATAATGTTTGGGCTATCAATAAATATTTCGATGAAAGTAAACCAACATTGTTGTTAAACTCACATCACGATACGGTAAAACCAAATTCAGCATATACTAAAGATCCATTAAAAGCCATTGTAGAAGATGGTAAATTATTTGGTTTGGGTAGTAATGATGCTGGAGGATGTTTGGTATCGTTAATTGCGACTTTTACACATTTTTATAATCATAAAGATTTAAAATATAATTTGGTTATTGTCGCTTCCGCGGAAGAAGAAAGCAGCGGTCCAAATGGGCTAAATAGTATGTTGTCAATAATTCCTAAAGTTGATGTGGCTATTGTTGGAGAACCTACTTTAATGAATTTAGCAGTTGCCGAAAAAGGTTTAGTAGTTTTTGATGCAATTATTGAAGGCACACCAAGTCATGCTGCACATCCAAATGATAATAATGCTATTTATAAAAGTATAGACGCGTTACAATGGTTTAAAGATTTTAAGTTTGAAAAAGGCTCTAAAGCTTTAGGCGATGTTAAGTTAACAGTAACTCAAATAAATGCAGGCTCACAGCATAATGTCGTTCCAGGTCATGTAGATTTGGTTATTGATGTTCGTGTAAATGATGCCTATAGTAATGCCGAAATTGCTGAGGTTTTACAAGATAAAGCGCCAGTTACAAGTATTACTCCAAGAAGTTTACGCTTAAATTCCTCATCCATTCCAATGGAACACGATTTAGTTAAGGCTGGAATAGCGATGGGAAGAACTACTTATGGCTCTCCAACATTATCTGATCAAGCAGTATTATCTTGTCCGAGTTTAAAATTAGGACCAGGAGATAGCACTCGTTCGCATTCTGCAGATGAGTTTATATATATAAATGAAATTGAAGAAGGTATTACGATTTATGTTGAATTGTTAAATCGGGTAATCGTTTAG
- the leuB gene encoding 3-isopropylmalate dehydrogenase has product MKLNIAVLPGDGIGPEVTAQAVKVLKAIAMEFNHVFTFDYGLVGASAIDKTGIPLPEATISTCEKADAVLFGAIGNTKYDIDPNTKIRPEQGLLGLRKTLDLYTNIRPVIAYEDLLNKSSLKKSQIKDTNILIYRELTSGIYFGEKKLSEDGNTASDICQYTRHEIERIAHLAFQAAQSRKRKLTLVDKANVLESSRLWRRIVQELAPQYPDVKVTYMYIDNAAMELIIKPRQFDVILTENMFGDILSEEASVIVGSIGLLASASIGKDHAMFEPIHGAYTKAANKGIANPIASILSAAMLLDHFGLDDEAALIREAVDKSLKLHITTPDLNTKYDNITTTKVGDFIEDFINNPDETNLNFTNIHLGQSTII; this is encoded by the coding sequence ATGAAATTAAATATTGCCGTTTTACCAGGCGATGGTATAGGTCCAGAAGTTACAGCACAAGCCGTTAAGGTTTTGAAAGCTATAGCTATGGAGTTTAACCACGTATTTACTTTCGATTATGGTTTAGTAGGGGCTTCTGCTATAGACAAAACAGGTATTCCGCTACCAGAAGCAACCATTAGCACTTGTGAAAAGGCTGACGCTGTTTTGTTTGGCGCTATTGGAAATACAAAATACGATATCGACCCGAATACTAAAATAAGACCTGAACAAGGCCTTTTAGGACTTCGAAAAACACTTGATCTTTATACAAATATTAGACCTGTTATAGCTTACGAAGATTTGCTTAACAAATCATCTTTAAAGAAAAGCCAAATTAAAGATACCAACATTCTAATTTACAGAGAATTGACAAGTGGTATTTATTTTGGTGAAAAAAAATTAAGCGAAGATGGTAATACCGCTTCTGATATTTGTCAATATACACGCCATGAAATAGAACGTATTGCTCATTTAGCATTTCAAGCGGCGCAATCAAGAAAACGCAAACTAACCTTAGTTGATAAAGCTAATGTTTTAGAAAGCTCACGTCTTTGGCGTAGAATAGTTCAAGAATTAGCACCTCAATATCCAGATGTTAAAGTAACATACATGTATATTGATAATGCCGCCATGGAACTTATTATTAAACCAAGACAATTTGATGTTATTTTAACAGAAAACATGTTTGGAGATATTTTATCTGAAGAAGCCAGTGTTATTGTAGGCTCTATAGGCTTATTAGCATCGGCATCTATTGGTAAAGATCATGCCATGTTTGAGCCCATTCACGGTGCATATACCAAAGCTGCTAATAAAGGTATTGCAAACCCCATAGCTTCTATTTTATCAGCAGCTATGTTACTAGACCATTTTGGTTTAGACGACGAAGCAGCTTTAATACGAGAAGCTGTAGACAAATCGTTAAAATTACATATTACCACACCAGATTTAAATACTAAATACGATAATATAACAACCACCAAAGTTGGCGATTTTATTGAGGATTTTATTAATAATCCTGATGAGACCAACTTAAACTTTACCAATATACATTTAGGACAGTCCACAATTATTTAA
- a CDS encoding glutamate-5-semialdehyde dehydrogenase, whose product MAYEQKKHKKMNTLLSIEKRNAVLLKMASLLEEERTTLIKINKEDLEAYKGDDISMFDRLKVDDFKVDEMIKSVTHLASQEDPVGVERFSFKHDNGMQVYNKTASFGTVLIIYESRPDVTVEAGGIAFKSGNKILLKGGKESLKSNLKIVELWHQALKAHGASSDWVEYLQFNRAETQAFLEKPTQKVDLIVPRGGERLIAFVKEHATCPVIISGRGNNFVYVHKEADLDIAIDVIINGKSKISACNAVDKILIDKNLPNKTEFVNTLILKLSDSKIKVLGDETISKAHGVEAITSDDIWYQEFLDYKILIGEIESNQDTIAMINKYSGGHSSVIVTTNEDEAKVFMENVDTAAVYHNASTRFTDGGQLGLGGELAISTDKLHQRGPIGLQHLVTNKWYVHGNGQIR is encoded by the coding sequence ATCGCCTACGAACAAAAAAAACATAAAAAAATGAATACCTTACTATCTATTGAAAAACGAAATGCTGTATTATTAAAAATGGCATCACTTTTAGAAGAAGAAAGGACCACACTTATCAAAATTAATAAAGAAGATTTAGAAGCTTATAAAGGCGACGATATTTCTATGTTCGATCGCTTAAAAGTTGATGATTTTAAGGTTGACGAGATGATTAAATCGGTAACACATTTAGCGTCTCAAGAAGACCCTGTTGGTGTGGAGCGTTTTAGTTTTAAGCATGATAATGGTATGCAGGTTTATAATAAAACAGCATCGTTTGGAACGGTGTTAATTATTTATGAATCAAGACCAGATGTTACTGTGGAAGCTGGTGGTATTGCCTTTAAATCTGGAAATAAAATTTTACTTAAAGGCGGTAAAGAATCTCTAAAGTCGAATTTGAAAATTGTTGAATTATGGCATCAAGCATTAAAAGCACATGGTGCTTCTAGTGATTGGGTAGAGTATTTACAGTTTAACAGAGCAGAAACACAAGCCTTTTTAGAAAAGCCAACTCAAAAAGTCGATTTAATTGTACCGCGTGGAGGCGAACGTTTAATTGCTTTTGTAAAAGAACATGCTACCTGCCCTGTTATTATTAGTGGTCGCGGAAATAATTTTGTGTATGTGCATAAAGAAGCCGATTTAGATATAGCGATAGATGTAATTATAAACGGAAAGTCAAAAATATCGGCTTGCAATGCTGTAGATAAGATTTTAATTGATAAAAATCTTCCAAATAAAACCGAATTTGTAAACACTTTAATTTTAAAATTAAGTGATTCGAAAATTAAAGTTTTAGGAGATGAAACTATTTCAAAAGCTCATGGAGTTGAGGCTATTACGTCGGATGATATTTGGTATCAAGAATTTTTAGATTATAAAATCTTAATAGGAGAAATTGAGTCTAACCAAGATACAATTGCGATGATAAACAAATATTCTGGCGGGCATTCATCAGTTATTGTAACAACTAATGAAGATGAAGCTAAAGTGTTTATGGAAAATGTAGATACAGCAGCCGTTTATCATAATGCTTCAACACGATTTACAGATGGCGGACAATTAGGACTTGGTGGTGAATTAGCGATTAGTACGGATAAGTTACACCAACGTGGTCCTATAGGCTTACAGCATTTAGTAACCAATAAATGGTATGTTCATGGAAATGGACAAATAAGATAA
- a CDS encoding O-acetylhomoserine aminocarboxypropyltransferase/cysteine synthase produces MSTQKFATNALHAGHDTAATGGTRAVPIYQTSSYVFNNSEHAANLFSLQELGFIYTRLNNPTNQILQERLAALEGGVGAVVFASGTSAISTGLLTLLKAGDHIVASSSLYGGTYNLLKVTLPRLGITTTFVDADNPENFGKAVQDNTRAFFVESLGNPKLDVLDLKAISVHAKAAGVPFIVDNTVATPALLNPIEHGANIVIHSLTKYIGGQGTSLGGAIIDAGTFDWTNGKFSEFTEPSAGYHGLVYSEALGAAAYTFKLILEGLRDFGGALSPFNAFQIIQGLETLPVRIKQHSANALELAKWLEQQDEVAWVNYPGLASSKYKDLADKYLPKGQSGIVTFGAKGGFDAAKAIADNSKLFSLLANIGDTKSLIIHPASTTHQQLTDAEQDAAGAPKDLIRLSVGIEDIEDLKADLKEAFSKI; encoded by the coding sequence ATGAGTACACAAAAATTCGCAACAAACGCATTACATGCAGGTCATGATACGGCTGCAACAGGAGGAACAAGAGCTGTTCCTATTTATCAAACATCATCGTATGTTTTTAATAATTCTGAACATGCAGCAAACTTGTTTTCATTACAAGAATTAGGATTTATATACACGAGGCTTAACAACCCAACCAATCAAATTTTACAAGAGCGTTTAGCTGCTTTAGAAGGTGGTGTGGGCGCCGTAGTTTTTGCTTCAGGTACATCAGCTATTTCAACGGGATTATTAACCCTGTTAAAAGCAGGCGATCATATTGTTGCGTCTAGTAGTTTATACGGTGGAACATATAATTTATTAAAAGTGACGCTTCCAAGATTAGGAATTACAACAACTTTTGTAGATGCCGATAATCCGGAAAATTTTGGAAAAGCAGTACAAGATAATACGAGAGCGTTTTTTGTAGAATCTTTAGGGAACCCTAAATTAGATGTGTTAGATTTAAAAGCTATTTCGGTACACGCAAAAGCAGCAGGTGTTCCTTTTATTGTAGATAATACGGTGGCAACTCCAGCATTATTAAATCCTATTGAGCATGGTGCAAATATTGTAATACACTCGTTAACTAAATATATTGGCGGACAAGGAACGTCTCTTGGTGGCGCTATTATTGATGCAGGAACCTTTGATTGGACAAACGGTAAATTCTCAGAATTTACAGAGCCATCAGCGGGTTACCATGGTTTAGTGTATAGTGAAGCTTTAGGTGCAGCCGCTTATACTTTTAAGTTGATTTTAGAAGGTTTAAGAGATTTTGGTGGCGCTTTAAGTCCGTTTAATGCCTTTCAGATTATTCAGGGTTTAGAAACTTTACCAGTAAGAATAAAACAGCATAGTGCAAACGCTTTAGAGTTGGCAAAATGGTTAGAACAACAAGATGAAGTAGCTTGGGTTAATTATCCAGGATTAGCATCTAGCAAGTATAAAGATTTAGCTGATAAATATTTGCCAAAAGGACAAAGTGGAATTGTTACTTTTGGTGCAAAAGGCGGATTTGACGCAGCAAAAGCTATTGCCGATAACTCGAAATTATTTTCTTTATTAGCTAATATAGGTGATACAAAATCACTAATTATTCACCCTGCAAGTACAACGCATCAACAATTAACAGATGCAGAACAAGATGCTGCAGGTGCTCCAAAAGATTTAATACGATTATCAGTTGGAATAGAAGATATAGAAGATTTGAAAGCCGATTTAAAAGAAGCATTCAGTAAAATTTAA
- the argB gene encoding acetylglutamate kinase: MEKLSIVKIGGNIIEDEASLTGFLKLFSNLKGHKILVHGGGKRATHIASKLGIASKMVNGRRITDAETLEVITMVYGGLVNKNVVAKLQALNTNAIGLTGADINSITSEKRPVKEVDFGFVGDVKQVAHNAIDKLIKADFTPVFCAITHDGNGQLLNTNADTITSQVAVGMSNLYETSIYYCFELNGVLKDINDKNSVIKHIDTSLYKELLEQGIIADGMLPKLENCFDALNNGVKSINMGNTSMLTQENDNFTTITL; encoded by the coding sequence ATGGAAAAATTATCCATAGTAAAAATAGGAGGAAACATCATTGAAGACGAAGCATCTTTAACTGGGTTTTTAAAACTGTTTTCTAATTTAAAAGGACATAAGATTTTGGTGCATGGTGGCGGAAAACGTGCTACACATATAGCATCAAAATTGGGCATAGCATCAAAAATGGTAAATGGTAGACGAATTACCGATGCCGAAACCTTAGAAGTTATTACAATGGTTTATGGTGGTTTGGTAAATAAAAATGTAGTCGCGAAACTACAAGCTTTAAATACCAATGCGATTGGATTAACAGGTGCCGATATCAATAGTATTACATCAGAAAAAAGACCTGTAAAAGAAGTTGATTTTGGTTTTGTTGGTGATGTTAAGCAAGTCGCTCACAATGCTATCGATAAATTAATTAAAGCCGATTTTACGCCCGTTTTTTGCGCGATTACTCATGATGGCAATGGTCAGCTTTTAAACACAAATGCCGATACCATTACATCACAGGTGGCTGTTGGAATGAGCAATTTATACGAAACCTCTATATATTATTGTTTCGAATTAAATGGTGTATTAAAAGATATCAACGATAAAAATTCTGTTATAAAACATATAGATACTTCATTATATAAAGAATTATTGGAGCAAGGCATTATTGCAGATGGTATGCTTCCTAAGTTAGAAAACTGTTTTGACGCATTAAATAATGGTGTAAAAAGCATAAACATGGGAAATACATCGATGTTAACCCAAGAAAATGATAATTTTACAACAATAACTTTATAA